The Methylomagnum ishizawai genome has a window encoding:
- a CDS encoding DUF1826 domain-containing protein, with protein MASAAPLSAPMAWPQAIETAQPADLALIYRPEVNLCVLRRPVASGLEGFVARLLSGPWRFERELRIGTEAPSFQSLLPEEVLALPGAGAWLADVGFLVELFRDLFEPEGLGLRLRVLETAMCPRFHVDHVPVRLVCTYGGLGTEWLPDAAADRGKLGQGACGQPDEVSGLVLDPGSVRTLPAYAIGLLKGNRWEGGEGRGVVHRSPTPTPQQPRRLLLTLDPL; from the coding sequence ATGGCCAGCGCCGCCCCTTTGTCCGCCCCCATGGCATGGCCCCAGGCCATCGAAACCGCCCAGCCCGCCGATCTGGCCTTGATCTACCGGCCCGAGGTGAACCTGTGCGTGCTGCGCCGCCCGGTCGCGTCCGGCCTGGAAGGCTTCGTGGCGCGGCTGTTGTCCGGCCCTTGGCGCTTCGAGCGCGAACTGCGGATCGGGACGGAAGCCCCGTCGTTCCAATCCTTGCTGCCGGAAGAAGTCCTCGCCCTGCCCGGTGCCGGGGCGTGGCTGGCCGATGTCGGGTTTCTGGTGGAACTGTTCCGCGATTTGTTCGAGCCGGAAGGGCTGGGCCTGCGGCTCAGGGTTTTGGAAACGGCCATGTGTCCGCGTTTCCATGTGGATCATGTACCGGTGCGCTTGGTGTGTACCTATGGCGGCCTCGGCACCGAATGGCTGCCCGATGCCGCCGCCGACCGCGGCAAGCTGGGCCAGGGCGCTTGCGGCCAGCCGGACGAGGTTTCCGGCTTGGTCCTCGACCCTGGATCGGTGCGGACCCTGCCGGCCTATGCCATCGGCCTGCTCAAGGGCAACCGCTGGGAAGGCGGCGAAGGCCGGGGCGTCGTCCACCGTTCGCCCACGCCGACCCCGCAACAGCCGCGCCGTCTGCTGTTGACCCTGGACCCGCTGTGA
- a CDS encoding SpoIIE family protein phosphatase, which translates to MKNDTYEFSRSLLDSLNDGLYVCDTERRIVYWSKSAERITGWRSQEVIGRKCSDNLLCHTDKDGRQLCGEEFCPLHRSIITGKSATYPVLLFAKAKDGRRVPLVVSVSPMRDGDGTIVGGIETFHDFSESYANLERAQRIQSLSLAHDLPADPRVAFSTFYLPHDLVGGDFFSIRPLDGDRYGFFLADVMGHGFAAALHTMHLNSLWVRASDTLATPAEFARRMNLELGKVAKDESFATGLCGMLDVAAKRLRFVSAGGPPMLLCRATGAIEELRVSGFPFGVVGEAQYEELEVALAEGDSLLLFSDGAVEVQNDQGRLLGTEGLLAILQSLDYPRAGLRIEALQAALLKYSNAIRLDDDVTFLEIRLAAQA; encoded by the coding sequence ATGAAAAACGACACCTACGAATTCTCAAGGTCCCTATTGGACTCGCTGAACGACGGCCTCTACGTCTGCGACACGGAGCGCCGCATTGTTTATTGGAGCAAATCGGCGGAACGGATCACCGGCTGGCGCTCCCAGGAGGTGATCGGGCGCAAATGCTCGGACAACCTCCTCTGCCATACCGACAAGGACGGGCGGCAACTCTGCGGCGAGGAGTTCTGTCCCCTGCACCGCAGCATCATCACCGGCAAATCCGCCACCTATCCGGTGCTGCTGTTCGCCAAGGCCAAGGACGGACGGCGGGTGCCCCTGGTGGTTTCGGTCTCGCCGATGCGCGATGGCGACGGCACCATCGTCGGCGGCATCGAGACCTTCCACGATTTCAGCGAGTCCTACGCCAACCTGGAACGCGCCCAACGGATCCAAAGCCTGTCCCTGGCGCACGACCTGCCCGCCGATCCCAGGGTGGCGTTCTCGACCTTCTATCTGCCCCATGACCTGGTCGGCGGCGACTTCTTTTCCATCCGCCCCCTGGACGGCGACCGCTACGGCTTCTTCCTGGCCGACGTGATGGGCCATGGCTTCGCCGCCGCGCTCCATACCATGCACCTGAATTCGCTCTGGGTCCGCGCTTCGGACACCCTCGCCACCCCCGCGGAATTCGCCCGGCGCATGAACCTCGAACTGGGCAAGGTCGCCAAGGACGAATCCTTCGCCACGGGTTTATGCGGGATGCTGGATGTGGCGGCCAAGCGCCTGCGCTTCGTCTCGGCGGGCGGCCCGCCCATGCTCCTATGCCGGGCCACAGGGGCCATCGAAGAATTGCGCGTGTCCGGTTTTCCCTTCGGCGTGGTGGGGGAAGCCCAGTATGAGGAATTGGAAGTGGCCTTGGCGGAGGGCGACAGCCTGCTGCTGTTCAGCGACGGGGCCGTCGAGGTGCAAAACGACCAGGGGCGGCTATTGGGAACCGAAGGACTCTTGGCCATCCTGCAAAGCCTGGACTATCCGCGGGCCGGGCTCAGGATCGAAGCGCTGCAAGCGGCCTTGCTCAAATATTCCAACGCCATCCGGCTGGACGACGATGTCACCTTCCTGGAAATCCGCCTCGCCGCCCAGGCTTGA
- a CDS encoding retron system putative HNH endonuclease has product MKSPEPKELTEYRCQPDAVYDGPLFTPVKQAIRAQLLREQGYLCAYCMKRIGVWEMKVEHWHCQDHYPHEQLDYQNLLGACQGHEGEPYSQQTCDTRKGNRDLKYHPAHPGHRIESQISFLGNGKVGSADTDFDGQLNGVLNLNLPRLLGNRLAVWNAVHDRLSRKAGSRTPAEIQKLIDDWSVSDQGGQLREYCAVAVYYLRKRLRAMRA; this is encoded by the coding sequence GTGAAAAGCCCTGAACCAAAGGAGCTAACCGAATATCGCTGCCAGCCGGACGCGGTTTACGATGGACCGCTGTTTACGCCGGTCAAACAGGCGATCCGGGCGCAGTTATTGCGGGAGCAGGGCTATCTGTGCGCTTATTGCATGAAGCGGATTGGCGTGTGGGAGATGAAGGTGGAGCATTGGCATTGCCAAGACCACTACCCGCATGAACAATTGGATTATCAAAATCTGCTGGGAGCTTGCCAAGGGCACGAAGGCGAACCCTATTCCCAGCAAACTTGCGATACCCGGAAAGGCAACCGAGATTTGAAATATCATCCGGCCCATCCGGGCCATCGGATCGAAAGCCAGATCAGCTTTCTCGGCAATGGCAAGGTGGGGTCGGCGGATACTGATTTTGATGGGCAGCTTAATGGGGTGCTTAATCTCAATCTGCCCCGTTTGCTGGGAAATCGCCTGGCGGTTTGGAACGCGGTCCACGATAGGCTTTCCCGGAAAGCGGGTAGCCGCACACCCGCCGAAATCCAAAAGCTCATCGACGACTGGAGCGTCTCCGACCAAGGCGGACAGTTGCGGGAATACTGCGCGGTCGCCGTCTATTATCTACGCAAGCGGCTCAGGGCCATGCGGGCGTGA
- a CDS encoding pyrophosphate--fructose-6-phosphate 1-phosphotransferase, whose translation MSKPKKVALLTAGGLAPCLSTAVGCLIERYNEIDPSIEIIAYHGGYKGLLLGDSYTITPEVRANAGLLLKFGGSPIGNSRVKLTNVKDCVKRGLVKEGEDPQKVAADQLVKDGVDVLHTIGGDDTNTAAADLAAFLAKNGYGLTVIGLPKTVDNDVFPIKQSLGAWTAAEQGARYFWNVVAETGANPRMLIVHEVMGRNCGWLTAATAQEYRKLLDGAAWLPGIGLSRDCYEVHGVFIPEMEIDLAAEAARLRAVMDKHDCVNIFISEGAGVEAIVAEMQAKGQEVPRDAFGHIKLDAVNPGKWFGEQFAQMLGAEKTLVQKSGYFARAAASNAEDIRLIKSCADLAVECAMRREPGVIGHDEDNGNVLRAIEFPRIKGGKPFDIDTPWFGQMLEDIGQAKGGKVHVSH comes from the coding sequence ATGAGCAAACCCAAGAAAGTCGCACTCCTCACCGCCGGTGGTCTGGCCCCCTGCCTCAGCACCGCCGTGGGTTGCCTGATCGAGCGCTACAACGAAATCGATCCGTCCATCGAGATCATCGCCTACCACGGCGGCTACAAAGGGCTGCTGCTGGGCGACTCTTACACCATCACCCCGGAAGTCCGCGCCAACGCCGGCCTCCTGCTCAAGTTCGGCGGCTCGCCCATCGGCAATAGCCGGGTGAAGCTGACCAACGTCAAGGACTGCGTGAAGCGCGGCCTGGTCAAGGAAGGCGAAGACCCGCAGAAGGTCGCCGCCGACCAACTGGTCAAGGACGGCGTGGACGTCCTCCACACCATCGGCGGCGACGACACCAACACCGCCGCCGCCGACCTCGCCGCCTTCCTGGCCAAGAACGGTTACGGCCTGACCGTGATCGGCCTCCCCAAGACCGTCGATAACGACGTGTTCCCCATCAAGCAATCGCTGGGGGCCTGGACCGCCGCCGAACAGGGCGCGCGCTACTTCTGGAACGTGGTGGCCGAGACCGGCGCGAATCCCCGCATGTTGATCGTCCACGAAGTCATGGGCCGCAACTGCGGCTGGCTGACCGCCGCCACCGCCCAGGAATACCGCAAGCTCTTGGACGGCGCTGCTTGGCTGCCCGGTATCGGCCTCAGCCGCGACTGCTATGAAGTCCACGGCGTGTTCATCCCCGAGATGGAGATCGATCTCGCCGCCGAGGCCGCGCGCCTCCGCGCCGTGATGGACAAGCACGATTGCGTCAATATCTTCATTTCCGAAGGCGCGGGTGTCGAAGCCATCGTCGCCGAGATGCAAGCCAAGGGCCAGGAAGTGCCACGCGACGCCTTCGGCCATATCAAGCTGGACGCCGTGAACCCCGGCAAATGGTTCGGCGAACAGTTCGCGCAGATGCTGGGCGCGGAAAAGACCCTGGTGCAGAAGTCCGGTTATTTCGCCCGCGCCGCCGCTTCCAACGCGGAGGACATCCGCCTCATCAAGTCCTGCGCCGATTTGGCGGTGGAATGCGCGATGCGGCGCGAGCCGGGCGTGATCGGCCACGACGAGGACAACGGCAATGTGCTGCGGGCCATCGAGTTCCCGCGCATCAAGGGCGGCAAGCCGTTCGACATCGACACCCCGTGGTTCGGCCAGATGCTCGAAGACATCGGGCAGGCCAAGGGTGGGAAGGTCCACGTTAGCCACTGA
- a CDS encoding CobW family GTP-binding protein, whose amino-acid sequence MTDTAPIPVTLLTGFLGAGKTTLLNRILQEPQGQRIAVIENEFGETGIDNELLIQAGEQIVEMNNGCICCTVRGDLLRILGDLADRREVGDIRFDRVVIETTGLADPAPVAQTFFLEENIREDYRLDAILTVVDAKHAPAQLDRHHEAQEQVGFADRILLSKTDLVDAAALADLETRLRAMNPRAPIQPVHFGKTSLRDILDIHGFDLDAILGIEPDFLNDLGHGHDDEVHSFVYRAERPFDAAKLLALMDLLISEFGADLLRYKGILHIAGNPNKIVFQGVHRLLDESLGAPWRDDEKRESVLVFIGRNLPREQIVATLKTCHAHG is encoded by the coding sequence ATGACCGACACCGCCCCCATTCCCGTGACCCTCCTCACCGGCTTCCTCGGCGCGGGCAAAACCACGCTGCTGAACCGCATCCTCCAGGAACCGCAGGGCCAGCGCATCGCCGTGATCGAGAACGAGTTCGGCGAGACCGGCATCGACAACGAATTGCTGATCCAAGCGGGCGAGCAAATCGTCGAGATGAACAACGGCTGCATCTGCTGCACGGTGCGCGGCGATTTGCTGCGCATCCTGGGCGACCTGGCCGACCGCCGCGAGGTGGGCGACATTCGCTTCGACCGGGTCGTCATCGAAACCACCGGGCTGGCCGACCCGGCCCCGGTGGCGCAGACCTTCTTCCTGGAGGAAAACATCCGGGAGGATTACCGGCTCGACGCCATCCTCACCGTGGTGGACGCCAAGCACGCGCCCGCGCAGTTGGACCGGCATCACGAGGCGCAGGAACAGGTGGGCTTCGCCGACCGCATCCTTTTGTCCAAGACCGATTTGGTGGACGCCGCCGCCTTGGCGGACCTCGAAACCCGGTTGCGGGCCATGAACCCGCGCGCGCCCATCCAGCCGGTGCATTTCGGGAAGACATCGTTGCGGGATATCCTGGATATCCACGGCTTCGACCTCGACGCCATCCTCGGGATCGAGCCGGATTTCCTCAACGACCTCGGCCATGGACACGACGACGAGGTGCATTCCTTCGTCTACCGCGCCGAGCGTCCGTTCGACGCCGCCAAGCTGCTTGCCCTGATGGATTTATTGATCTCCGAATTCGGGGCCGACCTGTTGCGCTACAAGGGCATCCTGCATATCGCGGGCAATCCCAACAAGATCGTGTTCCAGGGCGTGCATAGGCTGCTGGATGAAAGCCTGGGCGCGCCCTGGCGCGACGATGAAAAGCGCGAGTCGGTCCTGGTGTTCATCGGGCGCAACCTGCCCCGCGAGCAGATCGTCGCCACCCTCAAGACCTGCCACGCCCATGGCTGA
- a CDS encoding ZIP family metal transporter, whose protein sequence is MVAGIESSLYALAAGLVVSLMAFSGAFVLWLPPERLRRWVPNLVALAVGVLLGDAFIHLIPDAVARQGDVGGVCLAVLGGLFLFFVLEKWVRWRHDHAPAEGPEVDSAQPMARMNLIGDAVHNFIDGILIAGSFWADPWIGATTTLAIVAHEIPQEIGDVGALIQGGYRPAEAIRYNFYCSLTVLPGIAATLLLGHYAEASLALLLPMAAGGFIYIAASDFIPALHEPAADTGWGQVPAFALGVGFMQSVVVLEPLIATH, encoded by the coding sequence ATGGTGGCCGGGATCGAATCCAGCCTCTACGCCCTGGCCGCCGGTCTCGTGGTCAGCCTGATGGCCTTCTCCGGTGCCTTCGTGCTGTGGCTGCCGCCCGAGCGCTTGCGGCGCTGGGTGCCCAACCTGGTGGCGCTGGCGGTGGGGGTGTTGCTGGGCGATGCCTTCATCCACCTGATTCCCGACGCCGTAGCCCGGCAGGGCGATGTGGGCGGGGTCTGCCTCGCGGTGCTGGGCGGCTTGTTCCTGTTTTTCGTGCTGGAAAAATGGGTGCGTTGGCGGCACGACCACGCGCCCGCCGAGGGGCCGGAAGTCGACAGCGCGCAGCCCATGGCCCGCATGAACCTGATCGGCGACGCCGTGCATAACTTCATCGACGGCATCCTCATCGCGGGCAGCTTCTGGGCCGATCCCTGGATCGGCGCGACCACCACCCTTGCCATCGTCGCCCACGAGATTCCCCAGGAGATCGGCGACGTGGGCGCTTTGATCCAGGGCGGCTACCGGCCCGCCGAGGCCATCCGCTACAACTTCTATTGCTCCCTGACCGTATTGCCCGGCATCGCTGCCACCCTGTTGCTCGGCCATTACGCCGAGGCTTCGCTGGCCCTGCTGCTGCCGATGGCGGCGGGCGGGTTCATCTATATCGCCGCTTCCGATTTCATCCCCGCCCTGCATGAACCCGCCGCCGATACCGGCTGGGGGCAAGTGCCCGCCTTCGCCCTGGGCGTGGGTTTCATGCAGTCGGTGGTGGTCCTCGAACCCTTGATCGCCACCCATTGA
- a CDS encoding TonB-dependent receptor, whose translation MHRALAPFTLSALIPLAHAEEAAQPLEEVVVSAPLEQKLSEVARPATVLTGDELDLKVGSTIGETLKSEAGVTSQSFGPGVGTPVIRGQSGPRVRVMSNSLGNGDVAQLSPDHANSIEPVLADRIEVLRGPATLLYGSGAIGGVVNILDNRVPERRAEQPVSGVFEQRYNSVSDQSISNLKLEGGQDLFAFHLDGFYRDGGNLHIGGPAIAENAARQSDAALQGVDIQNSEGVIPNTSARAKGGTVGFSLVGEQGFAGASINYLGNNYGIPPDGAGGPDTRINMKQTRYDFKSELKNPLAAVEALRLRFAHVDYTHTELSGGEAATLFNNQTYEGRLELAHAPIGPVKGVLGFQAVSSDFSAISMEDPVPLVPNSQIQNYGAFAVESFAYGPGTYELGLRGESASVSPQGGPNRDYAPISASGSGQWKINEAHAVSFAVTRSQRAPQVQELFSHGIHDATHSYESGDPNLKLETSYNLDLGYRFKASWMSAELNLFQNWVNDYIYQQQTGGVFNDDLGVFQASCSSPGACFPVVQSAQADATFKGYEAKATFPLMENRYGMVDLTLFSDFTRGEFVAGGDVPRMPPLRYGFQVDYAYDDHWSSNLRLTRGEKQDHPGANDTETNGYVLLNLAVQYEVQAFEGAKLRVFAQGNNLLDDNLRNSTSYLRNFAPEPGRGAELGVRVSY comes from the coding sequence ATGCACCGCGCCCTTGCCCCATTCACCCTTTCCGCCTTGATTCCCCTGGCCCACGCCGAGGAGGCCGCCCAGCCTTTGGAGGAAGTCGTCGTCAGCGCCCCCTTGGAGCAAAAGCTGTCCGAGGTCGCCCGGCCCGCCACCGTGCTGACGGGCGACGAACTGGATTTGAAAGTGGGCTCCACCATCGGCGAAACCCTCAAGAGCGAAGCCGGCGTCACCAGCCAGTCGTTCGGTCCCGGTGTCGGCACCCCGGTGATCCGGGGCCAGAGCGGTCCCAGGGTCCGGGTGATGAGCAACAGCCTCGGCAATGGCGACGTGGCCCAGCTCAGCCCCGACCACGCCAACAGCATCGAACCGGTGCTGGCCGACCGGATCGAGGTCTTGCGCGGGCCCGCGACCCTGCTCTATGGCAGCGGGGCCATCGGCGGCGTCGTCAACATCCTCGACAACCGCGTCCCGGAACGGCGGGCGGAACAGCCGGTTTCCGGCGTGTTCGAGCAGCGCTATAACTCGGTGTCCGACCAGAGCATCAGCAATCTCAAGCTGGAGGGCGGGCAAGACCTGTTCGCCTTCCATCTCGACGGCTTCTACCGCGACGGCGGCAACCTGCATATCGGCGGCCCGGCCATCGCCGAGAACGCCGCCCGCCAGAGCGACGCCGCCTTGCAGGGCGTGGATATCCAGAATTCCGAGGGCGTCATCCCCAACACCAGCGCCCGGGCCAAGGGCGGCACGGTGGGGTTTTCGCTGGTGGGGGAACAGGGGTTCGCCGGGGCCTCGATCAACTACCTGGGCAACAACTACGGCATTCCGCCGGATGGCGCGGGCGGTCCCGACACCCGCATCAACATGAAGCAGACCCGCTACGACTTCAAAAGCGAACTCAAAAACCCGCTGGCCGCCGTCGAGGCGTTGCGCCTCCGCTTCGCCCATGTCGATTACACCCACACCGAACTGAGCGGGGGCGAGGCCGCCACCCTGTTCAACAACCAGACCTACGAGGGACGGTTGGAACTGGCCCACGCGCCCATCGGGCCGGTGAAGGGCGTGCTGGGTTTCCAGGCGGTGTCCAGCGATTTCAGCGCGATCTCGATGGAAGACCCGGTGCCCCTGGTGCCGAATTCCCAAATCCAGAACTACGGGGCCTTCGCGGTCGAGTCGTTCGCCTACGGGCCGGGCACCTATGAACTGGGGCTCCGGGGCGAATCGGCCTCGGTGTCGCCACAGGGCGGGCCGAACCGCGATTACGCGCCGATCAGCGCCTCCGGTTCCGGGCAGTGGAAGATCAATGAAGCCCACGCGGTCAGCTTCGCCGTGACCCGTTCCCAACGCGCCCCCCAGGTGCAGGAGTTGTTCTCGCACGGCATCCACGACGCCACCCACAGCTATGAAAGCGGCGACCCCAACCTCAAGCTGGAAACCTCCTACAACCTCGACCTGGGCTACCGCTTCAAGGCGTCGTGGATGAGCGCCGAACTGAACCTGTTCCAGAACTGGGTGAACGATTACATCTACCAGCAACAGACCGGCGGCGTGTTCAACGACGATCTGGGCGTTTTCCAGGCCAGTTGTTCCTCGCCCGGCGCGTGTTTCCCGGTGGTGCAGAGCGCCCAGGCCGACGCCACCTTCAAGGGCTACGAGGCCAAGGCCACCTTCCCCTTGATGGAAAACCGCTATGGGATGGTCGATTTGACCTTGTTCAGCGATTTCACCCGCGGCGAGTTCGTCGCGGGCGGCGATGTGCCGAGGATGCCGCCGCTGCGCTATGGCTTCCAGGTCGATTACGCCTACGACGACCATTGGTCGTCCAACCTGCGCCTGACCCGTGGCGAGAAGCAGGACCATCCGGGGGCCAACGACACCGAGACCAATGGCTATGTGCTGTTGAATCTGGCCGTGCAATACGAGGTCCAGGCGTTCGAGGGAGCCAAGCTGCGGGTGTTCGCCCAGGGCAACAACCTGCTGGACGACAACCTCCGCAACTCGACTTCGTATCTCCGCAATTTCGCGCCCGAGCCGGGGCGCGGGGCGGAATTGGGCGTGCGGGTGAGCTACTGA
- a CDS encoding AAA family ATPase, which produces MKIERLILENFRGVGKALELPLEPDLTVLAGVNGSGKSTVLDALAILLSWVVARVRRAGGSGQQISELSIHNGAGYARIRAESSVPENLSWQLVKTRKGHAQPAKATELEALSKYTRLIQQQISETQSQCNIPIFSYYPVNRAVLDIPLRIRQSHDFGLLDAWDGSLVGAVNFRHFFEWFRNRQDFENEKTTELLQEIFESSFRLLENGNLVAFQDIQLTAVRQALQVFLPNFERLTVHRKPLRMTAVKNNHEVQVDQLSDGERCLIALIGDLARRLAIANPNMANPLKGEGVVLIDEIDLHIHPAWQRTILKNLTRTFPNCQFVVSTHSPQVLGEAEGRQIRLLVQDEENGLTYSTPQQAKGLSSNEILDELMRPDGDTLARNSEIQRQLDDLFLLIDQDKFKEAKVAIARMKQELQGDIPELVRADALLFMLEPDDQA; this is translated from the coding sequence ATGAAGATTGAACGGCTGATTCTGGAAAACTTCCGTGGGGTCGGCAAAGCCTTGGAACTGCCGCTGGAACCGGATTTGACGGTATTGGCCGGGGTGAATGGCTCGGGTAAATCCACGGTATTGGATGCTTTGGCTATTTTGCTGTCGTGGGTGGTGGCGCGGGTTCGGCGGGCGGGTGGTTCCGGCCAGCAAATTTCCGAATTGTCCATCCATAATGGGGCGGGATATGCGCGTATCCGCGCGGAATCCAGCGTCCCGGAAAACCTATCTTGGCAATTGGTGAAAACCAGAAAGGGCCATGCCCAGCCCGCCAAAGCCACGGAATTGGAAGCGCTCTCGAAATATACGAGGTTGATTCAGCAGCAAATTTCGGAAACCCAAAGCCAGTGCAATATTCCAATTTTTTCTTATTATCCGGTTAACCGTGCGGTTTTGGATATTCCCTTGCGTATCAGGCAGTCGCATGATTTTGGTTTATTGGATGCTTGGGATGGGTCTTTAGTTGGCGCGGTGAATTTTCGCCATTTTTTCGAGTGGTTTCGTAATCGCCAAGATTTTGAAAACGAAAAGACAACCGAATTACTACAAGAAATATTTGAAAGCTCTTTCCGCCTTTTGGAAAACGGTAATTTGGTGGCGTTCCAAGATATTCAATTAACCGCCGTGCGCCAAGCTTTGCAGGTATTTTTGCCTAATTTTGAGAGATTGACAGTTCATAGAAAACCCTTGCGGATGACGGCGGTAAAAAATAACCATGAAGTCCAGGTAGATCAACTTTCTGACGGAGAAAGATGTCTGATTGCTCTGATTGGAGATTTGGCCCGGCGTTTGGCAATCGCCAATCCAAATATGGCGAATCCTTTAAAGGGAGAAGGAGTCGTATTAATCGACGAAATAGACCTGCATATCCATCCCGCTTGGCAACGGACCATCCTGAAAAACCTAACCCGCACCTTTCCAAACTGCCAATTCGTGGTTTCCACCCACTCCCCGCAAGTTTTGGGCGAGGCCGAAGGCCGACAAATCCGCTTATTGGTACAGGATGAGGAAAACGGCCTGACCTATTCCACGCCGCAACAAGCGAAAGGCTTGAGCAGCAATGAAATACTCGACGAATTGATGCGACCCGATGGCGATACCTTGGCCCGCAATAGCGAGATTCAACGGCAGTTGGACGACTTATTCCTCTTGATCGATCAGGATAAATTCAAAGAAGCCAAAGTCGCGATAGCGCGGATGAAACAGGAATTGCAGGGCGATATTCCCGAGTTGGTGCGTGCGGATGCTTTGCTGTTCATGCTCGAACCGGATGACCAAGCATGA
- a CDS encoding CobW family GTP-binding protein — protein sequence MAEITRLPILVLTGFLGSGKTTLLNRLLRDGPRTAVLINEFGQTPVDHELLERQDLPLMTLSGGCLCCQIKGALAPVLKNLWLAWGKPGAPRFDRIVLETSGVASPEPVLDTLLRDRWLAGHYALQGVVATLAVPAAAGQIDHFPEAKAQAAWADALLLTQADLGTPADLALLESRLDALAPAVPRFQAAHGAIDPAALLAALAGGGRKLPGGGEVPGHGFRSLSLHLRTAVSWPLLREVLENLLDRHGARLVRIKGVVHLRERFEPVALHGAAGRLYPPAALAVRAGQDGLGRLVFITAGPLDGLDRELLEGLRGHLAEGSLRWH from the coding sequence ATGGCTGAGATAACGCGCCTGCCGATCCTGGTCCTGACCGGCTTCCTGGGCAGCGGCAAGACCACCTTGTTGAACCGGCTGCTGCGCGATGGGCCGCGCACGGCGGTCCTTATCAACGAATTCGGCCAGACCCCGGTGGACCATGAGTTGCTGGAACGACAAGACCTGCCGTTGATGACCCTGTCGGGCGGCTGCCTGTGCTGCCAGATCAAGGGGGCGCTGGCCCCGGTCTTGAAGAACCTTTGGCTGGCTTGGGGCAAGCCCGGTGCGCCCCGGTTCGACCGGATCGTCCTGGAAACCAGCGGGGTCGCCAGTCCCGAGCCGGTGCTGGATACTTTGCTGCGCGACCGCTGGCTGGCCGGGCACTACGCCTTGCAGGGCGTGGTCGCCACCCTGGCGGTTCCGGCGGCGGCGGGGCAGATCGACCATTTTCCCGAAGCCAAGGCCCAGGCGGCCTGGGCGGATGCCTTGCTGTTGACCCAGGCCGACCTCGGCACGCCCGCCGATCTCGCGCTGCTTGAATCCCGTTTGGACGCTTTGGCCCCCGCCGTGCCGCGTTTCCAGGCCGCGCACGGTGCCATCGACCCGGCGGCGCTGTTGGCCGCGCTGGCGGGCGGTGGGCGCAAACTGCCCGGCGGCGGGGAGGTGCCCGGACATGGGTTCCGTAGCCTCTCCCTGCATTTGCGTACCGCCGTGTCCTGGCCGTTGTTGCGGGAAGTCCTGGAAAACTTGCTCGACCGCCACGGTGCCCGGCTGGTGCGGATCAAGGGCGTGGTGCATCTGCGCGAGCGCTTCGAGCCGGTAGCGCTGCACGGCGCGGCGGGGCGTTTATATCCCCCGGCGGCGCTGGCCGTGCGGGCCGGGCAGGATGGCTTGGGTCGGCTGGTGTTCATCACCGCCGGACCCCTCGACGGGCTGGATAGGGAATTGCTGGAAGGCTTGCGCGGCCATCTGGCCGAAGGTTCGTTGCGCTGGCATTGA